A single window of Candidatus Dadabacteria bacterium DNA harbors:
- a CDS encoding type II toxin-antitoxin system HicB family antitoxin gives MVRYPALIDGEKGAYGVSFPDIPGVVAMGSTVDEALLNAEEALRGYVIETEKTGDELISPSLIEEVETPAGSALVSIPLVRLSGHSIRANFMLDEGVLAYIDGEARRRGMTRTKFVEWMTRRIAQMGG, from the coding sequence ATGGTTAGATATCCCGCGTTGATTGACGGAGAAAAAGGAGCCTACGGTGTTTCGTTTCCGGATATTCCCGGCGTTGTAGCAATGGGATCAACCGTGGACGAGGCGTTGTTAAACGCCGAAGAAGCACTTCGGGGCTACGTAATTGAGACGGAAAAAACCGGAGATGAGCTTATCTCTCCGAGTTTGATCGAAGAAGTTGAAACTCCTGCCGGCAGTGCGCTCGTTTCGATACCGCTTGTCCGTCTTTCAGGGCATAGCATACGTGCCAATTTTATGCTGGATGAGGGAGTTCTAGCTTATATTGACGGCGAAGCGCGCCGCCGTGGCATGACGCGGACTAAGTTTGTGGAGTGGATGACGCGGCGTATCGCCCAGATGGGTGGGTGA